In Legionella cincinnatiensis, the DNA window CAATACTGCCAGTTTTTTTTGGCCAACTAAATGAAAAAAAATCACGCGACTATCTAATAATCTTCGTTTCGATAAACTCACTCGTTGATGTGATGCATTTTTAGGATTAATTTGCAATACTGCAGCAGCATTATCATCTAATCCTAAAGCAAGCTCGTGAGCACAAGGAAACAAGGACGCTGTATGTCCATCTTCACCCATACCTAAAACTACTGCATCAAAAGTAGGTAAAGATGCAATCATATTTGCTGTTTCTTCTACAGAGTGTCCTTCAGGATACAAGCTTAAAAAATGAGCTGTCGCTGCTTCATGTTGCAACAAATAGTGTCGAACCAAGCGTTCATTTCGATCCGTGTTATCTGGTGGAACACAACGCTCATCAGCTAAAGTTAGAGTCACTTTATTCCAAGGAAGATCAGTCTTTGCCAGAGCTTTGAATAAATCAATAGGTGTTTTTCCACCCGAAACCACCATATAGGCATGGCCTCGTTTGGCAATCGCATTACAAAGAATATGCTTTAATTGTTCAGCCAAATCCTCAGTTAATAAATGTGCCTCACTAAAACTATGTAACTGCATTTTGTTCACCCCACACATGTGCTTTGCCATTGTATAAACGAATTAATTCCAAGGGGCCCCACGTTCCTGATGGATAAGTATGAAGTGGTGTATCTTGTTTTTCCCAAGCCAGTTTAATATTGTCAATCCATTTCCAAGCTTGCTCTACTTCTTCGCGACTAACAAATAAGTATTGATTACCCAACATAACCTCGAGTAATAATCGCTCGTAAGCATCTGCAATTCTTTGAGAATTAGACAAATGGTTAAAATTTAAATTCAACTTACTGTCGCGCAATTGCATACACTCACTCAAACCTGGAATTTTATTCATCATGCGCAACTCTACACCCTCATCGGGTTGCAACCGTATAATAAGCTGATTAGGGGATAAATTTTGTTTTAGTTGTTTAAAAATATTATAAGGTTGCGGCTTAAAATAAATCACTACCTCACTTTGTTTTTTGGATAATCTTTTACCTGTCAATAAATAAAAAGGAACACCAGACCAGCGCCAATTATCAATATAGGCTTTAATTGCAACAAACGTTTCTGTAGTGGAACCTCGATGTGCCCCTTCTTCATCCAAATAACCTAATATGTTCTGGCCATTAATGACATTTGCCACATATTGGGCACGGATCGTATGTTCATGTACTTGCAGATCACTGATAGGGCGCAATGATTTTAATACTTTAAGTTTTTCACTACGAATACATTCTGCTGATAAGCTCATTGGAGGTTCCATTGCTAAAAGAGAAAGGATTTGTAATAAATGATTTTGCAGCATATCTCTTACTTGGCCTGATTTATCATAGTATCCCCAACGTCCTTCAACGCCGACCTCTTCGGCAACAGTAATTTCTACTTTATCAATAGACTGATTATCCCAATTTGAAGAAAAAATAGCATTAGCAAAGCGAAGTACCAACAGATTTAATACCGTTTCTTTACCCAAATAATGATCAATTCGATAAATTTGGTTTTCAGCAAAAAAGTGAGCAACCTCATTATTAATTGCAATGGATGAAGATAAATCATGACCAATTGGTTTTTCCAAGACAATTCGGGAAGGTTGTTTTGTTAGGCCAATATTTGAAAGCCCTTGGCATACTTGGGCATACAAAGAAGGGGGAATTGCCAAATAGGAAATGGTTGTTCGCTCTTCAGGAAGAACATAAGCAACTAATCTTGCATAATCGTCAAGCTGTGTTAAATCAAGTTGGCAATAAACCATTTTTTCAACAAAACGCGACCAAACCTTTTCATCTAGATTTTTACCCATAAAAGCTTGGGTCTTTGTTTTTGCAAACTTAAGATATTCTATAAGTGTTAGTGCTTCACGGGCACAACTAATGATGCGGGTATTGGTATGAAGTAAATTTGCACATTCAAGCTGATATAATGCGGGAATTAATTTTCGGCAAGACAAGTCTCCTAAGGCACCAAACAGAATTAAATCACAAGGATACTTCACAGCAACTTCTTCGATCATGTTTTATCCTACCCTCGATCATATTTTGAGGGTTAAATACTAAATTGAAAGATAGTACAGATCAACTTAAATCCTGCTTATCGCTAAAAAAGCCTATGGTTGTATTGTAAATTTTTAAAAAACTGAATATTCAAAGTATTAGGGTTTGTTGACCCCTACATTGTGCCTCCTCCATCTTGCGCTTTATGGATGAAATTTCACATGGAGTGAATCT includes these proteins:
- the pgl gene encoding 6-phosphogluconolactonase; its protein translation is MQLHSFSEAHLLTEDLAEQLKHILCNAIAKRGHAYMVVSGGKTPIDLFKALAKTDLPWNKVTLTLADERCVPPDNTDRNERLVRHYLLQHEAATAHFLSLYPEGHSVEETANMIASLPTFDAVVLGMGEDGHTASLFPCAHELALGLDDNAAAVLQINPKNASHQRVSLSKRRLLDSRVIFFHLVGQKKLAVLHQAMTQHDPTVMPVSAFLNNLDANVQVMYAP
- the zwf gene encoding glucose-6-phosphate dehydrogenase encodes the protein MIEEVAVKYPCDLILFGALGDLSCRKLIPALYQLECANLLHTNTRIISCAREALTLIEYLKFAKTKTQAFMGKNLDEKVWSRFVEKMVYCQLDLTQLDDYARLVAYVLPEERTTISYLAIPPSLYAQVCQGLSNIGLTKQPSRIVLEKPIGHDLSSSIAINNEVAHFFAENQIYRIDHYLGKETVLNLLVLRFANAIFSSNWDNQSIDKVEITVAEEVGVEGRWGYYDKSGQVRDMLQNHLLQILSLLAMEPPMSLSAECIRSEKLKVLKSLRPISDLQVHEHTIRAQYVANVINGQNILGYLDEEGAHRGSTTETFVAIKAYIDNWRWSGVPFYLLTGKRLSKKQSEVVIYFKPQPYNIFKQLKQNLSPNQLIIRLQPDEGVELRMMNKIPGLSECMQLRDSKLNLNFNHLSNSQRIADAYERLLLEVMLGNQYLFVSREEVEQAWKWIDNIKLAWEKQDTPLHTYPSGTWGPLELIRLYNGKAHVWGEQNAVT